One Deltaproteobacteria bacterium genomic window, GGCGAAGGAGCCCACGACCCCCATGGAGAGTACGTTTGCCCCGAAGGTGGTAATCCCCCCGTGCGCCATGAAGAGGGCCTGGATCAGCAGTCCCACCGATGCGACAAGGACGCTCGCGAAGGGGCCGAGGAGGATTGCGCTCATCCCGGTCCCCGCCGGATGGGAACAGGTTCCGGCGATCGGCACCGGGATGGGAAAACAGGAGAGGACAAAGACCGCGCTCCCTGCAATCCCGAGCAGGGGGAGATACCCCGGGACATCCCTCTTCCGCTGCTGAACCTGGCGGATCCCGAAAAAGATGAAAACCACCGCCACGGCCCACCAGAGTCCCGCCCAGGAAGGCGGAAGGATCCCCTCTGAGATGTGCATCGCGTAGGCAGGCGCCGGGAGAAAAACCAGAGACACCGCCAGAACTTTCGTGGAAAACCCTTTCATACCTTTTTCCTCCTTTCCTGCAGGACAAGACGGATCATGGCGTTGACCAGCGCCACGGCAACGGGGGTTCCTCCCTTCCGCCCTTCGTTGGTAATACAGGTCAGACCGCTTTGCCGCAAATCCCTCTTCGATTCAGCGGCATCGACGAAACCCACGGGAACGCCGATGACCAGCTTGGGCTGAATCCCCTCCTCATGATGGAGACGAAGGATCTCCCGCAAGGCCGTGGGGGCGTTCCCGATCACCACGAGTGCACCCTCCAGCATGGGGCCGAAGGAACGGACCGCGGCAGCGGAACGGGTGATCCCGGACCTCCCGGCAAGATCTATTATCCCCGGATCGCCGATCCGGCAGCAAATCTCACTTCCCCCGATGCGGGACAGCCCGGCACGGCTGATCCCGGACGCCGCCATATGGATGTCGGTGATGACCGGTGCGCCCTCCCCGATCGCCGCCATCCCGGACCGGACCGCATCCGGCGAAAACCG contains:
- a CDS encoding precorrin-8X methylmutase, producing the protein MMSASKGAAIEAESFRIVEEELGEHPFPALEFPLVRRVIHATADFELGRSLRFSPDAVRSGMAAIGEGAPVITDIHMAASGISRAGLSRIGGSEICCRIGDPGIIDLAGRSGITRSAAAVRSFGPMLEGALVVIGNAPTALREILRLHHEEGIQPKLVIGVPVGFVDAAESKRDLRQSGLTCITNEGRKGGTPVAVALVNAMIRLVLQERRKKV
- a CDS encoding energy-coupling factor ABC transporter permease; translation: MKGFSTKVLAVSLVFLPAPAYAMHISEGILPPSWAGLWWAVAVVFIFFGIRQVQQRKRDVPGYLPLLGIAGSAVFVLSCFPIPVPIAGTCSHPAGTGMSAILLGPFASVLVASVGLLIQALFMAHGGITTFGANVLSMGVVGSFAGWFFFRGSRKMGLSLFAAGFAAGVAADLFTYLTTSVELGLALHGAHPVMEVITKIFVAFMPTQGPLAVLEGVMTGGLVRYVHRHRPEILVRMGIVKAVQTVQTA